A window from Vigna angularis cultivar LongXiaoDou No.4 chromosome 7, ASM1680809v1, whole genome shotgun sequence encodes these proteins:
- the LOC108336524 gene encoding protein LATERAL ROOT PRIMORDIUM 1-like has translation YIYIHTHTHKHHIPITYYKIYVSSSSIVLCFPHTIHPTFIKSTRKLYLVFYFIVFDLRNQALSVVATTRRLPSDSGAFADWAATGSSAAAAAAGGRAVPVDDLSLGFNAGPAAPAAATGPTSGMWSGANRSINYPEMGMFVVAPASSFHHHHHQQQPPHDPVMADSLNPATALGVGVIPLLAATPCLESDNFLGNRPRGGGIQFWQDQGPHQSHYMKKQQQQGLLDQSNTSSGNLVQTSGGLTASGTSSGGTTTCQDCGNQAKKDCTNRRCRTCCKSRGFDCPTHVKSTWVPAARRRERQLMTAATAAVAGSSGSTSGTKKPRLIASQTTTTSHTSTSNTTPPRSFDTSSSHQDAGFKESLPGQVRAPAVFKCVRVTAVEDGQDEYAYQAVVKIGGHVFKGFLYDQGVENRDVYPNLSELHLGGGNGGSGSGGSGGVGRNGVSSSPMMDPSDVYAGSGGGLLGGSSAYGNPMN, from the exons tatatatatatacacacacacacacacaaacaccaCATACCTATTACCTATTACAAGATCTatgtttcatcttcttcaataGTTCTGTGTTTTCCACACACCATACATCCTACCTTCATCAAAAGTACAAGGAAACTCtatcttgttttttattttattgtttttgatcTGAGAAATCAAGCACTTTCAGTTGTGGCTACTACAAGGAGGTTACCTTCAGATTCTGGTGCCTTTGCGGACTGGGCAGCGACTGGTTCTTccgctgctgctgctgctgccgGTGGCCGTGCTGTCCCCGTGGACGACCTCTCCCTTGGTTTCAATGCTGGTCCTGCCGCCCCAGCAGCAGCCACCGGACCCACCAGCGGAATGTGGTCCGGTGCCAATAGGTCGATCAATTACCCCGAAATGGGAATGTTCGTGGTGGCGCCAGCCTCCTCCTTccaccatcaccaccaccagCAACAGCCCCCGCACGACCCCGTCATGGCAGATTCCCTCAACCCAGCCACTGCACTCGGCGTCGGCGTCATCCCTCTTCTTGCCGCCACGCCGTGTCTGGAATCCGACAACTTCCTCGGAAACAGGCCACGTGGTGGGGGAATTCAGTTTTGGCAAGACCAAGGGCCCCATCAGAGCCACTACATGAAGAAGCAACAGCAGCAGGGGCTTCTCGACCAAAGTAACACCAGTTCTGGAAACTTGGTTCAAACCAGTGGCGGCTTAACTGCTTCGGGTACCAGTAGTGGAGGAACTACTACGTGCCAAGATTGCGGAAACCAGGCCAAGAAAGATTGTACCAATAGAAGGTGTAGGACTTGCTGCAAAAGTCGAGGTTTCGATTGCCCTACCCATGTTAAGAGCACATGGGTTCCCGCCGCACGCCGGAGAGAGCGCCAGCTCATGACTGCGGCCACTGCGGCGGTAGCTGGTTCCAGTGGCTCCACCTCCGGGACTAAAAAACCTAGGCTCATTGCTTCACAAACCACTACAACATCTCACACTTCCACTTCTAACACCACCCCTCCCAGAAGCTTTGACACAAGCTCTAGCCATCAAG ATGCGGGCTTCAAGGAGTCATTACCTGGGCAAGTACGTGCACCGGCGGTTTTCAAGTGTGTTAGAGTGACGGCGGTGGAGGATGGGCAAGATGAGTACGCGTACCAGGCTGTGGTGAAGATTGGTGGGCACGTGTTCAAAGGGTTTCTGTATGATCAAGGGGTGGAGAATAGGGATGTGTATCCAAACCTATCTGAGTTGCATTTGGGTGGTGGAAATGGCGGAAGTGGAAGCGGAGGGAGTGGTGGGGTGGGGAGAAATGGGGTGTCTTCTTCTCCGATGATGGATCCTTCTGATGTTTATGCAGGTTCGGGTGGAGGGTTACTTGGGGGTTCTTCTGCTTATGGTAATCCAATGAATTGA